A single region of the Hirundo rustica isolate bHirRus1 chromosome 17, bHirRus1.pri.v3, whole genome shotgun sequence genome encodes:
- the VPS29 gene encoding vacuolar protein sorting-associated protein 29 isoform X2, whose amino-acid sequence MDLGAAGQSALQIAPKFLVKSRCLIVFRRRFKLEIPALVLVLGDLHIPHRCNSLPAKFKKLLVPGKIQHILCTGNLCTKDTYDYLKTLAGDVHVVRGDFDENLNYPEQKVVTVGQFKIGLIHGHQVIPWGDMASLALLQRQFDVDILISGHTHKFEAFEHENKFYINPGSATGAYHALENNIIPSFVLMDIQASTVVTYVYQLIGDDVKVERIEYKKS is encoded by the exons ATGGATTTAGGGGCAGCTGGTCAATCCGCGCTCCAGATCGCACCCAAATTCCTGGTAAAATCCAGGTGTCTGATCGTTTTTCGCCGCCGCTTTAAGCTCGAGATACCCGCG TTGGTGTTGGTGCTGGGAGACCTCCACATCCCCCATCGCTGCAACAGCCTCCCGGCCAAGTTCAAAAAGCTGCTGGTGCCTGGCAAGATCCAACACATCCTGTGCACGGGGAACCTCTGCACCAAGGACACCTATGACTACCTCAAGACCCTGGCTGGGGATGTTCATGTTGTCAGAGGGGACTTCGATGAG aacCTGAATTACCCCGAGCAGAAAGTTGTGACTGTTGGACAGTTCAAAATTGGGCTGATTCACGGCCATCAGGTGATCCCCTGGGGTGACATggccagcctggcactgctccaGAGGCAGTTTGACGTGGACATCCTCATTtcaggacacacacacaaattcgAGGCATTTGAACACGAAAATAAATTCTATATCAACCCAGGATCAGCTACAGGAGCTTACCATGCCTTAGAAAA cAACATCATTCCTTCATTTGTGCTGATGGACATCCAGGCTTCTACAGTAGTTACATATGTCTATCAACTAATTGGAGATGACGTGAAGGTAGAAAGAATTGAGTACAagaaatcctaa
- the RAD9B gene encoding LOW QUALITY PROTEIN: cell cycle checkpoint control protein RAD9B (The sequence of the model RefSeq protein was modified relative to this genomic sequence to represent the inferred CDS: deleted 1 base in 1 codon), translating into MKCVIGGAQLRVFGRAIHAIARISDEFWFDPVEKGLALRSVNSSRSAYACVFFSSMFFQHYCWTAVSQPCQQEQQLSLPCKLIIKSVLPVFRCANMLERNVEKCSISTKPSEQHITFQLLCRHGVVKTYNLTFQECDPLQAVFAKHMCPNILKVHSRLLADVMIHFPTSQEEITLSVTPMKVCFKSYTEEDTDFSRTMLTEIQLSPEEFDYFQVGVDSEVTFCLKELRGLLAFSEATSVPVSIHFDRCGKPIAFSIEDLLLEASFILATLCEAEKEAASPEPACCPRPRGSSRTGMDKSDHPSTDGARKADTAASKKPQQKGNTPSMGSAKPSSDSAKQEVKNTPRGSERDVPGRAGAGEATEAPFEKVRELPTVSAVEAQSCCLAEQPHVHWGVQWDQLAQQHSWKTPPLLAALLGAGGFTGEQMNAQILYHGVLTCTILHFPVPFPVLWSCLFQEEGGHW; encoded by the exons ATGAAGTGCGTGATCGGCGGGGCGCAGCTCCGAG TGTTTGGAAGAGCAATACATGCCATAGCACGGATTAGTGATGAATTTTGGTTTGACCCCGTGGAAAAAGGT CTTGCCTTAAGATCAGTGAACTCCTCGAGGTCAGCATATGCATGTGTGTTCTTCTCGTCCATGTTCTTCCAACACTACTGCTGGACAGCTGTGTCCCAACCgtgtcagcaggagcagcagttaTCCCTCCCCTGTAAACTGATCATTAAG tcAGTTCTCCCTGTGTTTAGATGTGCAAATATGCTGGAAAGGAATGTAGAGAAATGCAGCATCTCCACCAAGCCCAGTGAGCAGCACATcaccttccagctgctctgcaggcacG GTGTTGTAAAAACCTATAACCTGACATTTCAAGAGTGTGATCCCTTGCAGGCTGTTTTTGCAAAGCACATGTGTCCAAACATTCTTAAAGTCCACTCCAG GCTGCTGGCTGATGTGATGATTCACTTCCCAACCAGTCAGGAAGAAATAACCTTGTCAGTAACTCCAATGAAAGTTTGTTTCAAGAGTTACACTGAGGAAGACACTG ACTTTTCAAGGACAATGCTCACTGAGATACAGCTCAGTCCAGAGGAATTTGACTACTTTCAAGTTGGAGTAGATTCTGAAGTGACATTTTGCCTTAAAGAACTGAGG ggcctgCTGGCGTTTTCGGAAGCCACCAGCGTTCCCGTGTCCATCCACTTCGACAGATGCGGGAA ACCCATCGCTTTCAGCATCGAggacctgctgctggaggccagCTTTATCCTGGCTACCCTGTGTGAGGCTGAGAAGGAGGCAGCTTCCCCAGAGCCCGCCTGCTGCCCACGGCCCCGCGGCAG CTCAAGGACTGGCATGGATAAATCTGACCACCCCTCCACAGATGGGGCCAGAAAGGCAGACACAGCCGCTTCCAAAAAGCCACAGCAGAAGGGAAACACTCCGAGCATGGGCTCAGCAAAACCTTCAAGTGATTCAGCAAAGCAAGAGGTAAAAAATACTCCCAGAGGCTCAGAGAGGGAtgtgccaggcagagcaggagcaggagaggccACAGAAGCTCCTTTTGAGAAGGTGAGGGAACTCCCCACGGTGTCAGCAGTGgaagcccagagctgctgcctggctgagcagccccacGTGCACTGGGGGGTTCAGTGGGATCAGCtggcccagcagcacagctggaaaaccccaccactgctggcagcactccTGGGGGCAGGGGGTTTCACTGGGGAACAA ATGAATGCCCAAATTCTGTATCATGGAGTTCTTACCTGTACA ATACTGCATTTTCCAGTTCCATTCCCTGTTCTTTGGAGCTGTCTCTTCCAAGAAGAAGGAGGCCATTGGTGA
- the VPS29 gene encoding vacuolar protein sorting-associated protein 29 isoform X1: MLVLVLGDLHIPHRCNSLPAKFKKLLVPGKIQHILCTGNLCTKDTYDYLKTLAGDVHVVRGDFDENLNYPEQKVVTVGQFKIGLIHGHQVIPWGDMASLALLQRQFDVDILISGHTHKFEAFEHENKFYINPGSATGAYHALENNIIPSFVLMDIQASTVVTYVYQLIGDDVKVERIEYKKS, translated from the exons ATG TTGGTGTTGGTGCTGGGAGACCTCCACATCCCCCATCGCTGCAACAGCCTCCCGGCCAAGTTCAAAAAGCTGCTGGTGCCTGGCAAGATCCAACACATCCTGTGCACGGGGAACCTCTGCACCAAGGACACCTATGACTACCTCAAGACCCTGGCTGGGGATGTTCATGTTGTCAGAGGGGACTTCGATGAG aacCTGAATTACCCCGAGCAGAAAGTTGTGACTGTTGGACAGTTCAAAATTGGGCTGATTCACGGCCATCAGGTGATCCCCTGGGGTGACATggccagcctggcactgctccaGAGGCAGTTTGACGTGGACATCCTCATTtcaggacacacacacaaattcgAGGCATTTGAACACGAAAATAAATTCTATATCAACCCAGGATCAGCTACAGGAGCTTACCATGCCTTAGAAAA cAACATCATTCCTTCATTTGTGCTGATGGACATCCAGGCTTCTACAGTAGTTACATATGTCTATCAACTAATTGGAGATGACGTGAAGGTAGAAAGAATTGAGTACAagaaatcctaa